The Methanomethylovorans hollandica DSM 15978 genome includes a region encoding these proteins:
- a CDS encoding DUF5350 domain-containing protein yields the protein MGKTGSIVWAKVKGRKGRTIKVKKAEEAKAHPGPAQRYMASGAKRRFIRRSPKSIVK from the coding sequence ATGGGTAAAACAGGCAGCATAGTATGGGCAAAGGTCAAAGGAAGAAAAGGTAGGACCATAAAGGTAAAGAAAGCAGAGGAAGCTAAGGCACACCCCGGCCCTGCACAGAGGTATATGGCATCGGGTGCAAAGAGAAGATTCATAAGGCGCTCTCCGAAATCTATAGTCAAGTAA
- a CDS encoding YkgJ family cysteine cluster protein codes for MELVIVARPSIEEQILDIKIELHDLEEYPVEKLCEIIKEVGFECDMCAKCCTHEFNDHIFLLDPEVRRIREIASDTLKPAPYFEFCDNNGAFYVSGYALRTKEDGSCMFLEGGRCRIYEDRPLICRLYPYMLHREADESGKMDWRQISGLNEHGCYHSEITDEECASIASLTKEYETAYLKHHIWFLETVSAHFKKNHLKHVQSIYDRMMRKLSKGQKVRVMVFCNGKFEEHLL; via the coding sequence ATGGAGTTGGTCATTGTAGCCAGACCATCTATAGAAGAACAGATACTTGACATAAAAATAGAGCTCCATGATCTGGAGGAATACCCAGTGGAAAAGCTCTGCGAGATCATCAAAGAGGTAGGCTTTGAGTGTGATATGTGCGCAAAATGCTGTACTCATGAGTTCAACGATCATATTTTCCTGCTTGATCCGGAAGTACGCCGTATCAGGGAAATAGCATCTGATACCTTGAAACCTGCGCCATATTTTGAATTTTGCGATAACAACGGGGCTTTCTATGTTTCCGGCTACGCGCTGCGTACCAAAGAAGATGGGTCATGCATGTTCCTTGAAGGAGGAAGATGTCGGATCTACGAAGACAGGCCCTTGATCTGCAGGCTTTATCCGTACATGCTGCACCGTGAAGCAGATGAGTCCGGGAAAATGGACTGGAGACAGATCAGCGGTCTGAACGAACATGGATGCTATCATTCAGAGATAACCGATGAAGAATGCGCCAGTATAGCGTCCCTGACAAAAGAATACGAAACAGCATACCTTAAGCATCATATATGGTTTCTGGAAACGGTCAGTGCACATTTTAAAAAAAACCACCTGAAACATGTCCAGAGCATCTATGACCGCATGATGCGCAAGCTGAGTAAAGGTCAAAAAGTGAGGGTCATGGTATTTTGTAATGGGAAATTCGAAGAGCACCTGCTTTGA